In Leopardus geoffroyi isolate Oge1 chromosome D1, O.geoffroyi_Oge1_pat1.0, whole genome shotgun sequence, a single window of DNA contains:
- the RPS6KB2 gene encoding ribosomal protein S6 kinase beta-2 isoform X4, with translation MAAVFDLDLETEEGSEGEPEFSPSDVWPHGELRAAGLEPVGHCEEVELTETSVNLGPERIGPHCFELLRVLGKGGYGKVFQVRKVQGTNLGKIYAMKVLRKAKIVRNAKDTAHTRAERNILESVKHPFIVELAYAFQTGGKLYLILECLSGGELFTHLEREGIFLEDTACFYLAEITLALGHLHSQGIIYRDLKPENIMLSSQGHIKLTDFGLCKESIHEGAVTHTFCGTIEYMAPEILVRSGHNRAVDWWSLGALMYDMLTGSASPASLGGGEGGEGWEGVPIPARGRAWGEARKSPLTVCFLQPPFTAENRKKTMDKIIKGKLTLPPYLTPDARDLVKKFLKRNPSQRMGGGPGDAADVQRHAFFRHINWDDLLARRVDPPFRPCLSEEDVSQFDIHFTRQTPVDSPDDTALSESANQAFLGFTYVAPSVLDSSKEGFSFQPKLRSPRRLNSSPRTPVSPLKFSPFEGFRPSPGPLEPTESPLPPLLPPPPPPSSSAPLPIRPPSGTKKSKRGRGRPGR, from the exons ATGGCGGCCGTGTTTGACCTGGACCTGGAGACGGAGGAAGGCAGCGAGGGCGAGCCAGAGTTCAGCCCCTCG GACGTGTGGCCCCATGGCGAGTTGAGGGCGGCTGGCCTGGA GCCTGTGGGACACTGCGAGGAGGTGGAGTTAACGGAGACCAGCGTGAACCTGGGCCCCGAGCGCATCGGGCCCCACTGCTTTGAGCTGCTGCGTGTGCTGGGCAAGGGGGGCTATGGCAAG GTGTTCCAAGTGCGAAAGGTGCAGGGCACCAATTTGGGAAAAATATATGCCATGAAAGTCCTGAGGAAG GCCAAAATTGTGCGCAACGCCAAGGACACGGCACACACGCGGGCTGAACGGAACATTCTAGAGTCAGTGAAGCACCCCTTCATTGTGGAACTGGCCTATGCCTTCCAGACTGGTGGCAAACTCTACCTCATCCTCGAGTGCCTCAGTG GCGGTGAGCTCTTCACGCATCTGGAGCGAGAGGGCATCTTCCTGGAAGACACGGCCTG TTTCTACCTGGCAGAGATCACGCTGGCCCTGGGCCATCTGCACTCCCAAGGCATCATCTACCGGGACCTCAAACCTGAGAACATCATGCTCAGCAGCCAGG GCCACATCAAACTGACAGACTTTGGACTCTGCAAGGAGTCGATCCATGAGGGCGCCGTCACCCACACCTTCTGTGGCACCATCGAGTACAT GGCCCCTGAGATTCTGGTGCGCAGTGGCCACAACCGGGCGGTGGACTGGTGGAGCCTGGGGGCCCTGATGTACGACATGCTCACTGGATCGGCAAGTCCAGCCTccttgggaggaggggaggggggagaggggtgggagggggtcccCATCCCGgccaggggcagggcctggggtgaAGCCCGCAAGTCTCCTCTCACCGTCTGCTTTCTCCAGCCACCCTTCACTGCGGAGAACCGGAAGAAAACCATGGACAAGATCATCAAAGGGAAGCTGACACTGCCCCCCTACCTCACCCCGGATGCCCGGGACCTCGTCAAAAAG TTTCTGAAGCGGAATCCCAGCCAACGGATGGGTGGCGGCCCAGGAGACGCTGCTGATGTGCAG AGACACGCCTTCTTCCGACACATTAATTGGGATGACCTCCTGGCTCGCCGCGTAGACCCCCCTTTCAGGCCCTGTCTG TCAGAGGAGGACGTGAGCCAGTTTGACATCCACTTCACACGGCAGACGCCAGTGGACAGTCCAGATGATACGGCCCTCAGTGAGAGCGCCAACCAGGCCTTCCTG GGCTTCACGTACGTGGCACCCTCCGTCCTGGACAGCAGCAAGGAGGGCTTCTCCTTCCAGCCGAAGCTACGCTCCCCCAGGCGCCTGAACAGCAGCCCCCGGACCCCGGTCAG CCCCCTGAAATTCTCACCCTTTGAGGGATTCCGGCCCAGCCCTGGCCCATTGGAGCCCACGGAGTCCCCTCTACCTCCTCTcctgccaccaccaccgccaccctcaagctctgcccccctccccatccgACCCCCCTCAGGGACCAAGAAGTCTAAGAGGGGCCGTGGGCGCCCTGGGCGCTAG
- the RPS6KB2 gene encoding ribosomal protein S6 kinase beta-2 isoform X5, translated as MAAVFDLDLETEEGSEGEPEFSPSDVWPHGELRAAGLEPVGHCEEVELTETSVNLGPERIGPHCFELLRVLGKGGYGKVFQVRKVQGTNLGKIYAMKVLRKAKIVRNAKDTAHTRAERNILESVKHPFIVELAYAFQTGGKLYLILECLSGGELFTHLEREGIFLEDTACFYLAEITLALGHLHSQGIIYRDLKPENIMLSSQGHIKLTDFGLCKESIHEGAVTHTFCGTIEYMAPEILVRSGHNRAVDWWSLGALMYDMLTGSPPFTAENRKKTMDKIIKGKLTLPPYLTPDARDLVKKFLKRNPSQRMGGGPGDAADVQRHAFFRHINWDDLLARRVDPPFRPCLQSEEDVSQFDIHFTRQTPVDSPDDTALSESANQAFLPCLAPPSQGFTYVAPSVLDSSKEGFSFQPKLRSPRRLNSSPRTPVSPLKFSPFEGFRPSPGPLEPTESPLPPLLPPPPPPSSSAPLPIRPPSGTKKSKRGRGRPGR; from the exons ATGGCGGCCGTGTTTGACCTGGACCTGGAGACGGAGGAAGGCAGCGAGGGCGAGCCAGAGTTCAGCCCCTCG GACGTGTGGCCCCATGGCGAGTTGAGGGCGGCTGGCCTGGA GCCTGTGGGACACTGCGAGGAGGTGGAGTTAACGGAGACCAGCGTGAACCTGGGCCCCGAGCGCATCGGGCCCCACTGCTTTGAGCTGCTGCGTGTGCTGGGCAAGGGGGGCTATGGCAAG GTGTTCCAAGTGCGAAAGGTGCAGGGCACCAATTTGGGAAAAATATATGCCATGAAAGTCCTGAGGAAG GCCAAAATTGTGCGCAACGCCAAGGACACGGCACACACGCGGGCTGAACGGAACATTCTAGAGTCAGTGAAGCACCCCTTCATTGTGGAACTGGCCTATGCCTTCCAGACTGGTGGCAAACTCTACCTCATCCTCGAGTGCCTCAGTG GCGGTGAGCTCTTCACGCATCTGGAGCGAGAGGGCATCTTCCTGGAAGACACGGCCTG TTTCTACCTGGCAGAGATCACGCTGGCCCTGGGCCATCTGCACTCCCAAGGCATCATCTACCGGGACCTCAAACCTGAGAACATCATGCTCAGCAGCCAGG GCCACATCAAACTGACAGACTTTGGACTCTGCAAGGAGTCGATCCATGAGGGCGCCGTCACCCACACCTTCTGTGGCACCATCGAGTACAT GGCCCCTGAGATTCTGGTGCGCAGTGGCCACAACCGGGCGGTGGACTGGTGGAGCCTGGGGGCCCTGATGTACGACATGCTCACTGGATCG CCACCCTTCACTGCGGAGAACCGGAAGAAAACCATGGACAAGATCATCAAAGGGAAGCTGACACTGCCCCCCTACCTCACCCCGGATGCCCGGGACCTCGTCAAAAAG TTTCTGAAGCGGAATCCCAGCCAACGGATGGGTGGCGGCCCAGGAGACGCTGCTGATGTGCAG AGACACGCCTTCTTCCGACACATTAATTGGGATGACCTCCTGGCTCGCCGCGTAGACCCCCCTTTCAGGCCCTGTCTG CAGTCAGAGGAGGACGTGAGCCAGTTTGACATCCACTTCACACGGCAGACGCCAGTGGACAGTCCAGATGATACGGCCCTCAGTGAGAGCGCCAACCAGGCCTTCCTG CCCTGCCTTGCACCTCCTTCCCAGGGCTTCACGTACGTGGCACCCTCCGTCCTGGACAGCAGCAAGGAGGGCTTCTCCTTCCAGCCGAAGCTACGCTCCCCCAGGCGCCTGAACAGCAGCCCCCGGACCCCGGTCAG CCCCCTGAAATTCTCACCCTTTGAGGGATTCCGGCCCAGCCCTGGCCCATTGGAGCCCACGGAGTCCCCTCTACCTCCTCTcctgccaccaccaccgccaccctcaagctctgcccccctccccatccgACCCCCCTCAGGGACCAAGAAGTCTAAGAGGGGCCGTGGGCGCCCTGGGCGCTAG
- the RPS6KB2 gene encoding ribosomal protein S6 kinase beta-2 isoform X9: MAAVFDLDLETEEGSEGEPEFSPSVFQVRKVQGTNLGKIYAMKVLRKAKIVRNAKDTAHTRAERNILESVKHPFIVELAYAFQTGGKLYLILECLSGGELFTHLEREGIFLEDTACFYLAEITLALGHLHSQGIIYRDLKPENIMLSSQGHIKLTDFGLCKESIHEGAVTHTFCGTIEYMAPEILVRSGHNRAVDWWSLGALMYDMLTGSPPFTAENRKKTMDKIIKGKLTLPPYLTPDARDLVKKFLKRNPSQRMGGGPGDAADVQRHAFFRHINWDDLLARRVDPPFRPCLQSEEDVSQFDIHFTRQTPVDSPDDTALSESANQAFLGFTYVAPSVLDSSKEGFSFQPKLRSPRRLNSSPRTPVSPLKFSPFEGFRPSPGPLEPTESPLPPLLPPPPPPSSSAPLPIRPPSGTKKSKRGRGRPGR, translated from the exons ATGGCGGCCGTGTTTGACCTGGACCTGGAGACGGAGGAAGGCAGCGAGGGCGAGCCAGAGTTCAGCCCCTCG GTGTTCCAAGTGCGAAAGGTGCAGGGCACCAATTTGGGAAAAATATATGCCATGAAAGTCCTGAGGAAG GCCAAAATTGTGCGCAACGCCAAGGACACGGCACACACGCGGGCTGAACGGAACATTCTAGAGTCAGTGAAGCACCCCTTCATTGTGGAACTGGCCTATGCCTTCCAGACTGGTGGCAAACTCTACCTCATCCTCGAGTGCCTCAGTG GCGGTGAGCTCTTCACGCATCTGGAGCGAGAGGGCATCTTCCTGGAAGACACGGCCTG TTTCTACCTGGCAGAGATCACGCTGGCCCTGGGCCATCTGCACTCCCAAGGCATCATCTACCGGGACCTCAAACCTGAGAACATCATGCTCAGCAGCCAGG GCCACATCAAACTGACAGACTTTGGACTCTGCAAGGAGTCGATCCATGAGGGCGCCGTCACCCACACCTTCTGTGGCACCATCGAGTACAT GGCCCCTGAGATTCTGGTGCGCAGTGGCCACAACCGGGCGGTGGACTGGTGGAGCCTGGGGGCCCTGATGTACGACATGCTCACTGGATCG CCACCCTTCACTGCGGAGAACCGGAAGAAAACCATGGACAAGATCATCAAAGGGAAGCTGACACTGCCCCCCTACCTCACCCCGGATGCCCGGGACCTCGTCAAAAAG TTTCTGAAGCGGAATCCCAGCCAACGGATGGGTGGCGGCCCAGGAGACGCTGCTGATGTGCAG AGACACGCCTTCTTCCGACACATTAATTGGGATGACCTCCTGGCTCGCCGCGTAGACCCCCCTTTCAGGCCCTGTCTG CAGTCAGAGGAGGACGTGAGCCAGTTTGACATCCACTTCACACGGCAGACGCCAGTGGACAGTCCAGATGATACGGCCCTCAGTGAGAGCGCCAACCAGGCCTTCCTG GGCTTCACGTACGTGGCACCCTCCGTCCTGGACAGCAGCAAGGAGGGCTTCTCCTTCCAGCCGAAGCTACGCTCCCCCAGGCGCCTGAACAGCAGCCCCCGGACCCCGGTCAG CCCCCTGAAATTCTCACCCTTTGAGGGATTCCGGCCCAGCCCTGGCCCATTGGAGCCCACGGAGTCCCCTCTACCTCCTCTcctgccaccaccaccgccaccctcaagctctgcccccctccccatccgACCCCCCTCAGGGACCAAGAAGTCTAAGAGGGGCCGTGGGCGCCCTGGGCGCTAG
- the RPS6KB2 gene encoding ribosomal protein S6 kinase beta-2 isoform X2, with amino-acid sequence MAAVFDLDLETEEGSEGEPEFSPSDVWPHGELRAAGLEPVGHCEEVELTETSVNLGPERIGPHCFELLRVLGKGGYGKVFQVRKVQGTNLGKIYAMKVLRKAKIVRNAKDTAHTRAERNILESVKHPFIVELAYAFQTGGKLYLILECLSGGELFTHLEREGIFLEDTACFYLAEITLALGHLHSQGIIYRDLKPENIMLSSQGHIKLTDFGLCKESIHEGAVTHTFCGTIEYMAPEILVRSGHNRAVDWWSLGALMYDMLTGSASPASLGGGEGGEGWEGVPIPARGRAWGEARKSPLTVCFLQPPFTAENRKKTMDKIIKGKLTLPPYLTPDARDLVKKFLKRNPSQRMGGGPGDAADVQRHAFFRHINWDDLLARRVDPPFRPCLSEEDVSQFDIHFTRQTPVDSPDDTALSESANQAFLPCLAPPSQGFTYVAPSVLDSSKEGFSFQPKLRSPRRLNSSPRTPVSPLKFSPFEGFRPSPGPLEPTESPLPPLLPPPPPPSSSAPLPIRPPSGTKKSKRGRGRPGR; translated from the exons ATGGCGGCCGTGTTTGACCTGGACCTGGAGACGGAGGAAGGCAGCGAGGGCGAGCCAGAGTTCAGCCCCTCG GACGTGTGGCCCCATGGCGAGTTGAGGGCGGCTGGCCTGGA GCCTGTGGGACACTGCGAGGAGGTGGAGTTAACGGAGACCAGCGTGAACCTGGGCCCCGAGCGCATCGGGCCCCACTGCTTTGAGCTGCTGCGTGTGCTGGGCAAGGGGGGCTATGGCAAG GTGTTCCAAGTGCGAAAGGTGCAGGGCACCAATTTGGGAAAAATATATGCCATGAAAGTCCTGAGGAAG GCCAAAATTGTGCGCAACGCCAAGGACACGGCACACACGCGGGCTGAACGGAACATTCTAGAGTCAGTGAAGCACCCCTTCATTGTGGAACTGGCCTATGCCTTCCAGACTGGTGGCAAACTCTACCTCATCCTCGAGTGCCTCAGTG GCGGTGAGCTCTTCACGCATCTGGAGCGAGAGGGCATCTTCCTGGAAGACACGGCCTG TTTCTACCTGGCAGAGATCACGCTGGCCCTGGGCCATCTGCACTCCCAAGGCATCATCTACCGGGACCTCAAACCTGAGAACATCATGCTCAGCAGCCAGG GCCACATCAAACTGACAGACTTTGGACTCTGCAAGGAGTCGATCCATGAGGGCGCCGTCACCCACACCTTCTGTGGCACCATCGAGTACAT GGCCCCTGAGATTCTGGTGCGCAGTGGCCACAACCGGGCGGTGGACTGGTGGAGCCTGGGGGCCCTGATGTACGACATGCTCACTGGATCGGCAAGTCCAGCCTccttgggaggaggggaggggggagaggggtgggagggggtcccCATCCCGgccaggggcagggcctggggtgaAGCCCGCAAGTCTCCTCTCACCGTCTGCTTTCTCCAGCCACCCTTCACTGCGGAGAACCGGAAGAAAACCATGGACAAGATCATCAAAGGGAAGCTGACACTGCCCCCCTACCTCACCCCGGATGCCCGGGACCTCGTCAAAAAG TTTCTGAAGCGGAATCCCAGCCAACGGATGGGTGGCGGCCCAGGAGACGCTGCTGATGTGCAG AGACACGCCTTCTTCCGACACATTAATTGGGATGACCTCCTGGCTCGCCGCGTAGACCCCCCTTTCAGGCCCTGTCTG TCAGAGGAGGACGTGAGCCAGTTTGACATCCACTTCACACGGCAGACGCCAGTGGACAGTCCAGATGATACGGCCCTCAGTGAGAGCGCCAACCAGGCCTTCCTG CCCTGCCTTGCACCTCCTTCCCAGGGCTTCACGTACGTGGCACCCTCCGTCCTGGACAGCAGCAAGGAGGGCTTCTCCTTCCAGCCGAAGCTACGCTCCCCCAGGCGCCTGAACAGCAGCCCCCGGACCCCGGTCAG CCCCCTGAAATTCTCACCCTTTGAGGGATTCCGGCCCAGCCCTGGCCCATTGGAGCCCACGGAGTCCCCTCTACCTCCTCTcctgccaccaccaccgccaccctcaagctctgcccccctccccatccgACCCCCCTCAGGGACCAAGAAGTCTAAGAGGGGCCGTGGGCGCCCTGGGCGCTAG
- the RPS6KB2 gene encoding ribosomal protein S6 kinase beta-2 isoform X3, producing MAAVFDLDLETEEGSEGEPEFSPSDVWPHGELRAAGLEPVGHCEEVELTETSVNLGPERIGPHCFELLRVLGKGGYGKVFQVRKVQGTNLGKIYAMKVLRKAKIVRNAKDTAHTRAERNILESVKHPFIVELAYAFQTGGKLYLILECLSGGELFTHLEREGIFLEDTACFYLAEITLALGHLHSQGIIYRDLKPENIMLSSQGHIKLTDFGLCKESIHEGAVTHTFCGTIEYMAPEILVRSGHNRAVDWWSLGALMYDMLTGSASPASLGGGEGGEGWEGVPIPARGRAWGEARKSPLTVCFLQPPFTAENRKKTMDKIIKGKLTLPPYLTPDARDLVKKFLKRNPSQRMGGGPGDAADVQRHAFFRHINWDDLLARRVDPPFRPCLQSEEDVSQFDIHFTRQTPVDSPDDTALSESANQAFLGFTYVAPSVLDSSKEGFSFQPKLRSPRRLNSSPRTPVSPLKFSPFEGFRPSPGPLEPTESPLPPLLPPPPPPSSSAPLPIRPPSGTKKSKRGRGRPGR from the exons ATGGCGGCCGTGTTTGACCTGGACCTGGAGACGGAGGAAGGCAGCGAGGGCGAGCCAGAGTTCAGCCCCTCG GACGTGTGGCCCCATGGCGAGTTGAGGGCGGCTGGCCTGGA GCCTGTGGGACACTGCGAGGAGGTGGAGTTAACGGAGACCAGCGTGAACCTGGGCCCCGAGCGCATCGGGCCCCACTGCTTTGAGCTGCTGCGTGTGCTGGGCAAGGGGGGCTATGGCAAG GTGTTCCAAGTGCGAAAGGTGCAGGGCACCAATTTGGGAAAAATATATGCCATGAAAGTCCTGAGGAAG GCCAAAATTGTGCGCAACGCCAAGGACACGGCACACACGCGGGCTGAACGGAACATTCTAGAGTCAGTGAAGCACCCCTTCATTGTGGAACTGGCCTATGCCTTCCAGACTGGTGGCAAACTCTACCTCATCCTCGAGTGCCTCAGTG GCGGTGAGCTCTTCACGCATCTGGAGCGAGAGGGCATCTTCCTGGAAGACACGGCCTG TTTCTACCTGGCAGAGATCACGCTGGCCCTGGGCCATCTGCACTCCCAAGGCATCATCTACCGGGACCTCAAACCTGAGAACATCATGCTCAGCAGCCAGG GCCACATCAAACTGACAGACTTTGGACTCTGCAAGGAGTCGATCCATGAGGGCGCCGTCACCCACACCTTCTGTGGCACCATCGAGTACAT GGCCCCTGAGATTCTGGTGCGCAGTGGCCACAACCGGGCGGTGGACTGGTGGAGCCTGGGGGCCCTGATGTACGACATGCTCACTGGATCGGCAAGTCCAGCCTccttgggaggaggggaggggggagaggggtgggagggggtcccCATCCCGgccaggggcagggcctggggtgaAGCCCGCAAGTCTCCTCTCACCGTCTGCTTTCTCCAGCCACCCTTCACTGCGGAGAACCGGAAGAAAACCATGGACAAGATCATCAAAGGGAAGCTGACACTGCCCCCCTACCTCACCCCGGATGCCCGGGACCTCGTCAAAAAG TTTCTGAAGCGGAATCCCAGCCAACGGATGGGTGGCGGCCCAGGAGACGCTGCTGATGTGCAG AGACACGCCTTCTTCCGACACATTAATTGGGATGACCTCCTGGCTCGCCGCGTAGACCCCCCTTTCAGGCCCTGTCTG CAGTCAGAGGAGGACGTGAGCCAGTTTGACATCCACTTCACACGGCAGACGCCAGTGGACAGTCCAGATGATACGGCCCTCAGTGAGAGCGCCAACCAGGCCTTCCTG GGCTTCACGTACGTGGCACCCTCCGTCCTGGACAGCAGCAAGGAGGGCTTCTCCTTCCAGCCGAAGCTACGCTCCCCCAGGCGCCTGAACAGCAGCCCCCGGACCCCGGTCAG CCCCCTGAAATTCTCACCCTTTGAGGGATTCCGGCCCAGCCCTGGCCCATTGGAGCCCACGGAGTCCCCTCTACCTCCTCTcctgccaccaccaccgccaccctcaagctctgcccccctccccatccgACCCCCCTCAGGGACCAAGAAGTCTAAGAGGGGCCGTGGGCGCCCTGGGCGCTAG
- the RPS6KB2 gene encoding ribosomal protein S6 kinase beta-2 isoform X7: protein MAAVFDLDLETEEGSEGEPEFSPSDVWPHGELRAAGLEPVGHCEEVELTETSVNLGPERIGPHCFELLRVLGKGGYGKVFQVRKVQGTNLGKIYAMKVLRKAKIVRNAKDTAHTRAERNILESVKHPFIVELAYAFQTGGKLYLILECLSGGELFTHLEREGIFLEDTACFYLAEITLALGHLHSQGIIYRDLKPENIMLSSQGHIKLTDFGLCKESIHEGAVTHTFCGTIEYMAPEILVRSGHNRAVDWWSLGALMYDMLTGSPPFTAENRKKTMDKIIKGKLTLPPYLTPDARDLVKKFLKRNPSQRMGGGPGDAADVQRHAFFRHINWDDLLARRVDPPFRPCLSEEDVSQFDIHFTRQTPVDSPDDTALSESANQAFLGFTYVAPSVLDSSKEGFSFQPKLRSPRRLNSSPRTPVSPLKFSPFEGFRPSPGPLEPTESPLPPLLPPPPPPSSSAPLPIRPPSGTKKSKRGRGRPGR, encoded by the exons ATGGCGGCCGTGTTTGACCTGGACCTGGAGACGGAGGAAGGCAGCGAGGGCGAGCCAGAGTTCAGCCCCTCG GACGTGTGGCCCCATGGCGAGTTGAGGGCGGCTGGCCTGGA GCCTGTGGGACACTGCGAGGAGGTGGAGTTAACGGAGACCAGCGTGAACCTGGGCCCCGAGCGCATCGGGCCCCACTGCTTTGAGCTGCTGCGTGTGCTGGGCAAGGGGGGCTATGGCAAG GTGTTCCAAGTGCGAAAGGTGCAGGGCACCAATTTGGGAAAAATATATGCCATGAAAGTCCTGAGGAAG GCCAAAATTGTGCGCAACGCCAAGGACACGGCACACACGCGGGCTGAACGGAACATTCTAGAGTCAGTGAAGCACCCCTTCATTGTGGAACTGGCCTATGCCTTCCAGACTGGTGGCAAACTCTACCTCATCCTCGAGTGCCTCAGTG GCGGTGAGCTCTTCACGCATCTGGAGCGAGAGGGCATCTTCCTGGAAGACACGGCCTG TTTCTACCTGGCAGAGATCACGCTGGCCCTGGGCCATCTGCACTCCCAAGGCATCATCTACCGGGACCTCAAACCTGAGAACATCATGCTCAGCAGCCAGG GCCACATCAAACTGACAGACTTTGGACTCTGCAAGGAGTCGATCCATGAGGGCGCCGTCACCCACACCTTCTGTGGCACCATCGAGTACAT GGCCCCTGAGATTCTGGTGCGCAGTGGCCACAACCGGGCGGTGGACTGGTGGAGCCTGGGGGCCCTGATGTACGACATGCTCACTGGATCG CCACCCTTCACTGCGGAGAACCGGAAGAAAACCATGGACAAGATCATCAAAGGGAAGCTGACACTGCCCCCCTACCTCACCCCGGATGCCCGGGACCTCGTCAAAAAG TTTCTGAAGCGGAATCCCAGCCAACGGATGGGTGGCGGCCCAGGAGACGCTGCTGATGTGCAG AGACACGCCTTCTTCCGACACATTAATTGGGATGACCTCCTGGCTCGCCGCGTAGACCCCCCTTTCAGGCCCTGTCTG TCAGAGGAGGACGTGAGCCAGTTTGACATCCACTTCACACGGCAGACGCCAGTGGACAGTCCAGATGATACGGCCCTCAGTGAGAGCGCCAACCAGGCCTTCCTG GGCTTCACGTACGTGGCACCCTCCGTCCTGGACAGCAGCAAGGAGGGCTTCTCCTTCCAGCCGAAGCTACGCTCCCCCAGGCGCCTGAACAGCAGCCCCCGGACCCCGGTCAG CCCCCTGAAATTCTCACCCTTTGAGGGATTCCGGCCCAGCCCTGGCCCATTGGAGCCCACGGAGTCCCCTCTACCTCCTCTcctgccaccaccaccgccaccctcaagctctgcccccctccccatccgACCCCCCTCAGGGACCAAGAAGTCTAAGAGGGGCCGTGGGCGCCCTGGGCGCTAG
- the RPS6KB2 gene encoding ribosomal protein S6 kinase beta-2 isoform X1 has product MAAVFDLDLETEEGSEGEPEFSPSDVWPHGELRAAGLEPVGHCEEVELTETSVNLGPERIGPHCFELLRVLGKGGYGKVFQVRKVQGTNLGKIYAMKVLRKAKIVRNAKDTAHTRAERNILESVKHPFIVELAYAFQTGGKLYLILECLSGGELFTHLEREGIFLEDTACFYLAEITLALGHLHSQGIIYRDLKPENIMLSSQGHIKLTDFGLCKESIHEGAVTHTFCGTIEYMAPEILVRSGHNRAVDWWSLGALMYDMLTGSASPASLGGGEGGEGWEGVPIPARGRAWGEARKSPLTVCFLQPPFTAENRKKTMDKIIKGKLTLPPYLTPDARDLVKKFLKRNPSQRMGGGPGDAADVQRHAFFRHINWDDLLARRVDPPFRPCLQSEEDVSQFDIHFTRQTPVDSPDDTALSESANQAFLPCLAPPSQGFTYVAPSVLDSSKEGFSFQPKLRSPRRLNSSPRTPVSPLKFSPFEGFRPSPGPLEPTESPLPPLLPPPPPPSSSAPLPIRPPSGTKKSKRGRGRPGR; this is encoded by the exons ATGGCGGCCGTGTTTGACCTGGACCTGGAGACGGAGGAAGGCAGCGAGGGCGAGCCAGAGTTCAGCCCCTCG GACGTGTGGCCCCATGGCGAGTTGAGGGCGGCTGGCCTGGA GCCTGTGGGACACTGCGAGGAGGTGGAGTTAACGGAGACCAGCGTGAACCTGGGCCCCGAGCGCATCGGGCCCCACTGCTTTGAGCTGCTGCGTGTGCTGGGCAAGGGGGGCTATGGCAAG GTGTTCCAAGTGCGAAAGGTGCAGGGCACCAATTTGGGAAAAATATATGCCATGAAAGTCCTGAGGAAG GCCAAAATTGTGCGCAACGCCAAGGACACGGCACACACGCGGGCTGAACGGAACATTCTAGAGTCAGTGAAGCACCCCTTCATTGTGGAACTGGCCTATGCCTTCCAGACTGGTGGCAAACTCTACCTCATCCTCGAGTGCCTCAGTG GCGGTGAGCTCTTCACGCATCTGGAGCGAGAGGGCATCTTCCTGGAAGACACGGCCTG TTTCTACCTGGCAGAGATCACGCTGGCCCTGGGCCATCTGCACTCCCAAGGCATCATCTACCGGGACCTCAAACCTGAGAACATCATGCTCAGCAGCCAGG GCCACATCAAACTGACAGACTTTGGACTCTGCAAGGAGTCGATCCATGAGGGCGCCGTCACCCACACCTTCTGTGGCACCATCGAGTACAT GGCCCCTGAGATTCTGGTGCGCAGTGGCCACAACCGGGCGGTGGACTGGTGGAGCCTGGGGGCCCTGATGTACGACATGCTCACTGGATCGGCAAGTCCAGCCTccttgggaggaggggaggggggagaggggtgggagggggtcccCATCCCGgccaggggcagggcctggggtgaAGCCCGCAAGTCTCCTCTCACCGTCTGCTTTCTCCAGCCACCCTTCACTGCGGAGAACCGGAAGAAAACCATGGACAAGATCATCAAAGGGAAGCTGACACTGCCCCCCTACCTCACCCCGGATGCCCGGGACCTCGTCAAAAAG TTTCTGAAGCGGAATCCCAGCCAACGGATGGGTGGCGGCCCAGGAGACGCTGCTGATGTGCAG AGACACGCCTTCTTCCGACACATTAATTGGGATGACCTCCTGGCTCGCCGCGTAGACCCCCCTTTCAGGCCCTGTCTG CAGTCAGAGGAGGACGTGAGCCAGTTTGACATCCACTTCACACGGCAGACGCCAGTGGACAGTCCAGATGATACGGCCCTCAGTGAGAGCGCCAACCAGGCCTTCCTG CCCTGCCTTGCACCTCCTTCCCAGGGCTTCACGTACGTGGCACCCTCCGTCCTGGACAGCAGCAAGGAGGGCTTCTCCTTCCAGCCGAAGCTACGCTCCCCCAGGCGCCTGAACAGCAGCCCCCGGACCCCGGTCAG CCCCCTGAAATTCTCACCCTTTGAGGGATTCCGGCCCAGCCCTGGCCCATTGGAGCCCACGGAGTCCCCTCTACCTCCTCTcctgccaccaccaccgccaccctcaagctctgcccccctccccatccgACCCCCCTCAGGGACCAAGAAGTCTAAGAGGGGCCGTGGGCGCCCTGGGCGCTAG